The sequence below is a genomic window from Lolium perenne isolate Kyuss_39 chromosome 7, Kyuss_2.0, whole genome shotgun sequence.
CCCTTGAACCTGAAATAATTGCTAACCTTATCTAGCCGTGTATTGATGATGATATGAATGGAACTCTTTGTGCAGCGTTTACGGAGCAGGAGATTGATGATGCACTGTTTCAAATTGGGCCTCTAAAGTAGCCGGGACCTGATGGCTTCCCTGGGCGTTTTCTGCAACGGAACTGGGGGATTTTGAAAGAGGATGTTATAAAAGCGGTGCAGCAATTTTTCGCGACAGGAATTATGCCAGAAGAAGTCAATGATACAACAATTGTGATGATACCAAAAAAAGAATGATCCAGAGGAGATGAAGGACTTTCGGCCTATAAGCCTGTGCAATGTTATATATAAAGTGATGTCGAAGTGTTTGGTAAACCGGCTTCGGCCTATCCTTGAGGACATTATTTCTCCGACTCAAAGTGCGTTCATTCCTGGGCGTTTGATCACAGACAACACCCTCATTGCCTTTGAATGTATACATGCAATTCAGACTGGATTAGCGGCTCGTTCTAAGTATTGTGCGTACAAGCTGGATTTAGGTAAAGTGTATGACCGTGTGGACTGGGTTTTTTGGAGAGGATTTTAGCGAAGATGGGCTTTCACAGTCAATGGATACAGTGGATCATGGCGTGTGTGACCTCTGTACGATACTCAATTCGTTTTAACGGACATATGTTGGATCCCTTCTCCCCTACACGTGGCCTGCGCCAAGGTTATCCACTTTCGCCTTAATTGTTTCTTTTTGTCGCTAACGGTTTATCTTATCTGATTAGAAGGGAGATTTAATTGGGTGCACTAAAGGAGCTGCACATTTGTCGTCGAGGGCCGGGCATATCCCACTTGTTGTTTGCTGATGACAATCTATTATTCTTTGAAGGTTCGGTGAATCAAACCATGGTTATCAAATTAATTTTGAATCACTATGAAAGGAGCACGGGCTAGCAGATCAGCCTCGATAAGTGTTCTATTATGTATGGGGCTGGATGCAACCAGGAGGTTCAGGCCGAGATTAAAAATATCCTAAATTATAAAACTGAGACTTTTGAAGAAAAGTATCTTGACCTACCGGCGCCGGAAGGAAGCATGAGGAAAGGAAAATTTAAACCTATCAAAGAGAGATTCcagaagcgagcctcggattggtcTGAATGGTACATGTCTTCTGGGGCTAAAGAGACTCTAATAAAATCGGTGCTGTAAGCTCTAACAACTTATGCAATGGGTGTTTTTCAATTTTCAATGGGGTTATTAGAAGATTTATCGAAAATAATCCGTGAGTTCTGGTGGGGAGATGAGGAAAATAAGAAGCGCATGCACTGGATGGCCTGGGACAAGACGGCTCGGCCGAAGGTTCATGGGGGTATGGGCTTTAGAGATCTTAGAATATTTAATCAAGCTTTGTTAGCACGTTACACGTTAGGCATGACGGCTAATCTAGTTCCCAAACAGTCTTTGTACGCGTCTGTTAAAGGCTAAATACTACCCGTCAGCACATCTTTTGGACACAGCCTTTATTCAAAATACATCCTCTACATGGCAAGGTATAGTACATTGTTTGGAACTTCTAAAATAAGGTGCGATTTGGAGAATTGGCTCGGGTTCAGGTGTTCGAATCTTCAGGGACAGTTGGATTCCCAGAGTTGGAGCAATGAAGCTAATGGGGAGCAGAGGCAACTCCAGGCAACTCCCGGCGTCGCTGGGTGTCAGAGCTTATTGATCCAACAACAAAAACTTGGAATGAAGGTGTGATCCGGGAATGCTGCAATCATATTGACTCAGAGACTCTCATGTCCATCAAGCTCTCGTCGAGGCAATGTGAAGACTTCGTAGCCTGGCTGCCAGAGAGTAACTGGTTTTTTCCATCCGCTCAGTCTATCGCCTAGGCTTACAGCCCGCTCTCGACGCTATGAGCCCTGGTCAATCTAGTAGTGCCCCTCTGGGAGATCGCAAGGTGTGGAACGATGTTTGGAAGGCTAGGGTGCCACAGAAGCTACGTGTGTTCGCTTGGAAGGCGACCACATCCACGCTGGCGGTAATGGAAAATGTGCACCAAAGAATTAACACGGTTAATCCTATTTGTTCTATCTGTGGCATAGAGGAGGAGAGTCATCACCATGCTTTGGTGAGATGCACACTGGCCCGAGCGCTCAGGGATGGTATGCGCGCACTGGAAGCTACCGTCGGAAGAAGTGTTTAATCGCGATGGCCATGAATGGTTTCTGAAGCTTCTACATGATGCACCGGCCCTTGGGAAAGCTCGTCTTATTTTTCTCATGTGGCGGGTTTGGCATCACCGAAATAATGTGGTGCATGGTGATGGTAAGGCTTCGATATCGGCTTAAATCCCGCACTTACGTAGTTATGATGAATCTTATGCAGCTGCTCAAGGAAGAAGTTTAAATGATAAAGAAAAAGACCCTATCGAGCAGGAACGAACTGCGCCCAGGACGGCCACGGCTCGTTGGTCTGCCCCGCCGCCGGGCACTCTGAAGTGCAATGTTGATGTGGGCTGGGACGCGGTGAAGAAGATAGCGGGAATTGGAATTGTGATCCGTGATCATACAAGTTTAGCGGTCTTGTCTGAATGGAAGCACATTAGCTGGTGCCCTAGTGTAGAAGACGCCGAAAGCATTGCTTGCATTGAAGGGCTGAAACACCTGGTTAACCTGCGGTGCATCTCGGGAGTACTTGAATCCGATTGTCTACATGCAATATCGAATATGCAAAGCACTACTAATCGGtcaaactgttggtgctactacaaAGAAGGACAGGAGATGTTGAATCTTTATCCTTTCATCACTGTTGCGAAGGTGCATCGTGCTTGCAATACTGTAGCTGACGGTCTGGCTAAGCTAGGAAAAAAGTAGGGATAGTGGCATCCTGTATGGGTCCGTTCCGCTGTCTGTGGCGGATCTTACCTAAGTCTTGTTTTCTCTAGTAGGATGTAATCTTTGAACTCTCAACGACAAGTTTctggacgcactcttttccttaccagggtacgtaaggggactggaaggtttttgatgaggcggcttgcttgctTTAATAAAATTGCATCCTTCTTTAAAAAAAAATTTAATCAATTGCCAAAAAGATTAATCACATTTGAAGGTGCTGCAATATTGAAAGTCATATAAATAATGTGCCAAAGGATTTTAGCGGCAAGTAAAGAATAAATGTTGAATTGTCTCATCTTGATCACATAAGCAACATTTAGAACACCCATGCCAATTTCGTTTTTTAGATTATCTTTCATAAGGATGACTTTCTTAtgaaggaaccacataaaaattctAATTTGTGGAACCTTGATCTTCCAGATAATTTTTTTGACATCTCCTATATTACCATCAAGCAAATTAAGATACATAGATTTAACCGTAAATTGTCCAGAATCAGTGAGATCCCAGTGGAAAGTATCATCATTCTCTGAAAGATGAACTTCCATTAGGCGGTGAACAAGATGAACCCATCGATCTCATCTATTGTCTCAGAGCGAacttctaagagcatctccagtcgcgtcccccaaaccgtcccccaaagggatttggggcgcatcGGACAAAAAAACATTCCCAGCCGCGTTCCCCAAAGTCGATTTTTGTCTGGCGTGGCCTGatgcggtgtccggcgccccgagcccgtccccgctacacaggggacgctccggggatgcCAGacgcaccgaaaagcgaggcgaagcgatGTGGGCCCGACGTGTCCCGGCACAGAGAAAATTCGTCTGCCGCTCCCGCCACATCGCTCCTCTCCCGCCGCGCATTTCTTCCATCCCAACACCTTTGACCTGTCCcgcccgccgattcatttctaccTCCCGCCGTCGCTACCCTGTTCCTCCCGCCGCCACCCTCTCCCCATCCATGGCGCCACCAACTGCCCCCAAAAATATAGCCAAGAAAGGGACCAAGAATCCGCCTGGCAGTGGGACAGGGCAACATCGACAGGGCGCCCtatcggcaacaaggctgccaaagccgccttggccgacgctgcgtcggccgagaagacgcaggcgtcgctCACGCAGTGCCTCGTCGAGGTCTCCTCGACCTTGCTCCCCCGCGATAAAAATGCCGAGGAAAGGTGGGCggcgctgctcaagaggcaagaggagaagatggagctaacgaaacgcagggacgacatgtccctgctgagacaGTTGACAgaaggaatgtctccccggacgcgggcggcgcacaacttctatttgaatatgatcgcgcgcccagtactttgatcgccgctactctgatcgcgacgactacggcgggaacgatctcttttgaatgcaaactatttgaattcctatttggggacggcgtttgggggacgcgactggggagcgacgtcccccaaacgctcgatccggcacgGTTTTGGGgatggtttgggggacgcgactggagatgctctaaaacctATGCTTAAGGGTGTCCCATTCATAACATGTGCAATCGAAACATTGGTTCGGTTGATAATACGATAAAAGAAGGACATCGTTCGCAAAAGGGCCTACCGCCCAGCCAAGTAACCTCGTATTCTGACCATTCTCAACCCTCAGTTAATTTTTCAGTTAATGGATGATGGAAAGAAACCAATGACTTAATTTTATCTTTATTTTTACCTCCTCACTACCCCTGAGCTTCAGGTAATGCTGCTACTCCCAATCCAGCTTATATTTCTAATCTTTAAACCCAGcaagaaaaatgaaaatacaCATGTGAAAGAAAATTGAAACTTCTTGGCTTTCGCCCAACGATAAAACTTACGCACACCTGAGAACACAGCAACTCCTGTGGCACTTTTCTACTTTTTTGTTCATGATCAAGGATTATTACAAAGCATATAGGTTTACATAGTACCCATAGTATCCCGATCAATAGTATATGGGCTCAGGCACTTAACTTTATGAAAACAAGTAAACAACTTGTCCTGGACTCTAATTTAACTGAGAATGCAAACATTGCCTTGACTCTGAAAGTACTTACCAAACACAAGTACACCATACTCAACTTGCAAACACTTGTACTACTAGGATATGACGACTTCATGCCTGACGCCTACACGCTAACAGCCATAGATGTTAACTACGCAACTACGCAAGACTACTAAATACACTGTAATTATATTTCCTAATTCGCAGAAGACAGTAGCATATATGATGCGAGTCACAGACAGTGCGTTGCTCAAATCAAATGTTCTTCATGCTGATGCAGACGCTTCTTTCTTCCCACTGTCAGTTGTGGTTCTTGCAGCTTACAACTTATCGTGTAGTTGTAGTAGGGTGGTATGCGAGAGCTCCATGCAACAGCCTCGAATTCTCCACGGGGTAGTGTACCACCACGTTCGAGGAGAATGTCCCGCATACTGATCCTAGGGACTTCCTCACTGGAATCTGACTGATGATACTTGCTAATCAAGAAATATCCGCGGCTCTTCTCCATTCTCCAATAGTATACTGGTTCATCTACACGCACCCGAAGGTTTGGGTGCTTTTCAAACATATGGAGATGTGTCTGTATATATGCTCTCACACAGTGAAGAACTGTGCGCCAAAATCGAGCATTGAAGTTATCTCTCAGTATATCAGCAATAATATGCGCGCTTGTGAAACATTGTCTCTGTTCCAAAGCGATCTCCATGGCCATCTTTGCCAATTTTGGCTCCTCGTCAGGGTTTGTGCTTCCAAATACAAGCGACTTGAAAAAATACCAATAAGCTTCTTGAGACAGATAGTCCAGTTGAAGTGCTTCTGTTGTTCCCAGACTCATAATTCTGTTTGATCGACTGGTGATAATGATTTTACTCCCACCACATGGTGTCATGTCAGTTATGGAAGATTTCAGCCTTCTCCATGTGCCCTGGTTAATGTCCTCGGCTATTTCGACTATAACCAGCAATCTGTTTTGAGAAGAACAATTCTGATGTCTGACTAGACCATTAATATTGTTTTCTTTCAGGTCGATCACTGCTTCATCCCTGAGACAGCCTTCTGGAAAGAAGAGGATCATCGAAAAGCGATCACGCACACTCTCATCCTTACAAACATTCTCAACAAGGGTGGTCTTCCCTACTCTTATTGGACCAACCAAGGGAAGTACAGCAAGATCTGGAGTAGCACTGGAACACAACAAGAAATTCAGGACCCGCTGCCGGTCCATTTGGCGACCAAACATGCAATTGTCCAAGAGCAAATATGCGCCGTAAGGTTGGCGGAGTATCTGACGATAGGACTCCAAGAGAAAAAGAAATTCATTCATACCAGCCATGGTGTCTTCAAGGGTG
It includes:
- the LOC127313816 gene encoding putative disease resistance RPP13-like protein 1; the encoded protein is MDILFSAIVGDLVSESASFVISKCFQQQPGIDMTLQRLERVVMRVDTVVEEGEGRLITNQGMLRQLKLLRQGMYRGHYILDALRLRAIGEEEENDGGLSLSHSSSALYKFIPAKRLRFSRSTGSGSCNTEAQLFGTNNNIQEELQRLIDTLEDTMAGMNEFLFLLESYRQILRQPYGAYLLLDNCMFGRQMDRQRVLNFLLCSSATPDLAVLPLVGPIRVGKTTLVENVCKDESVRDRFSMILFFPEGCLRDEAVIDLKENNINGLVRHQNCSSQNRLLVIVEIAEDINQGTWRRLKSSITDMTPCGGSKIIITSRSNRIMSLGTTEALQLDYLSQEAYWYFFKSLVFGSTNPDEEPKLAKMAMEIALEQRQCFTSAHIIADILRDNFNARFWRTVLHCVRAYIQTHLHMFEKHPNLRVRVDEPVYYWRMEKSRGYFLISKYHQSDSSEEVPRISMRDILLERGGTLPRGEFEAVAWSSRIPPYYNYTISCKLQEPQLTVGRKKRLHQHEEHLI